One Erpetoichthys calabaricus chromosome 8, fErpCal1.3, whole genome shotgun sequence DNA segment encodes these proteins:
- the LOC114656578 gene encoding dynein regulatory complex protein 10-like, protein MDQLKHTHKHVSSRRHKHVTSILDETLKKTELLMLLLPFCLENLQQLRDILGEDFLKTLQEHHHLEDRLKNLLKQKEGKERDPHVVKLKEAICQSLRNILRLFQVNPVTCKALKEKGALKGTAAIELGRGLTQLRSLLSEKRSRKPVEDEKNYYLEKMMLRREKNMKIVKDLEDQLALAVKNKESEISMLDQDIWLVKRSSQHSQRKAEKLNMRTLVTAHRKVKAIHQVSTGKQIHLQQAVEQVKQQLVRLVDDNWDAEIILRKMNFRVEEEIKGLIEDKEDLLRRMHMDYEEINGFYIQEKAEMDDLKQRFAVLEVEYKEALERQRLIMERKKALEHKLYLMTKAAVLIQFYWRRFRERRMAKRKKGGKKGKKGGKKGKGAKGKAPAKKK, encoded by the exons ATGGATCAACTAAAACATACCCACAAACATGTTTCCTCAAGGAGGCACAAACATGTTACATCAATACTGGATGAAACCCTCAAAAAGACTGAACTACTTATGCTCCTGTTGCCTTTTTGCCTGGAGAATCTACAGCAATTGAGAGACATATTGGGAGAGGATTTTTTGAAAACTCTACAGGAGCACCACCACCTAGAAGACCGTCTGAAGAATCTTTTGAAGCAAAAGGAGGGCAAAGAGCGTGACCCACATGTGGTAAAGCTAAAGGAAGCTATTTGCCAATCTTTGAGAAACATTCTGCGACTGTTTCAGGTAAATCCAGTCACTTGTAAAGCTCTAAAAGAAAAGGGGGCATTGAAGGGAACTGCTGCAATAGAGCTGGGACGAGGACTTACTCAGCTTCGCAGCCTTCTCTCTGAAAAGCGGTCTAGAAAGCCTGTAGAAGATGAGAAAAATTACTACCTCGAAAAGATGATGCTGAGACGTGAGAAGAACATGAAAATTGTAAAGGATTTGGAGGATCAACTTGCTCTTgcagttaaaaataaagaatcagaAATTTCCATGCTAGATCAGGACATCTGGTTGGTAAAAAGATCATCTCAGCACTCTCAGAGAAAGGCAGAGAAGTTGAATATGCGAACATTAGTTACTGCACATCGGAAGGTCAAAGCAATCCATCAAGTTTCTACTGGAAAACAAATCCACCTGCAGCAAGCTGTTGAACAGGTGAAACAGCAACTTGTTCGCTTAGTTGATGATAACTGGGATGCAGAAATTATTCTCAGGAAGATGAATTTTAGAGTGGAAGAAGAGATTAAAGGTCTTATAGAAGACAAGGAAGACTTGCTTAGGAGAATGCATATGGATTATGAGGAAATAAATGGTTTCTACATACAAGAGAAGGCAGAaatggatgatttgaagcagaggTTTGCTGTGTTGGAAGTGGAATACAAGGAAGCTTTGGAGAGACAGCGTCTTATTATGGAGAGGAAGAAAGCACTGGAGCATAAGCTGTACCTTATGACTAAGGCTGCAGTCCTTATTCAATTCTACTGGAGGCGTTTCAGGGAACGAAGGATGGCAAAACGTAAGAAGGGTGGCAAAAAAGGCAAGAAAGGAGGCAAAAAAGGCAAAGGAGCCAAAG GTAAAGCACCAGCAAAGAAAAAGTGA